In the Streptomyces formicae genome, one interval contains:
- a CDS encoding enoyl-CoA hydratase/isomerase family protein produces MASSDSELAPVLDKDGVSLTIDEAVATVTLTNPAKRNAQSPALWRALTEAGRLLPGSVRVVVLRGEGKSFSAGLDRQAFTPEGFDGEPSFIDMARGEDGFLDATIAEYQEAFTWWRRADIVSIATVQGHAIGAGFQLALACDLRIAADDVQFAMRETSLGLVPDLTGTHPLVGLVGYARALEICATGRFVHADEAERVGLANLVVPADQLDAAAKDLAAALVAAPRDALIETKALLQGVADRTYEEQRVAERAAQGRRLRDLAGLGD; encoded by the coding sequence ATGGCTTCGTCCGACAGCGAGCTCGCACCGGTTCTCGACAAGGACGGCGTAAGCCTCACCATCGACGAGGCCGTCGCCACGGTGACGCTGACCAATCCGGCCAAGCGCAACGCCCAATCTCCCGCGCTGTGGAGGGCGTTGACGGAGGCAGGTCGGCTGTTGCCCGGCAGCGTCCGCGTCGTGGTGCTGCGCGGTGAGGGCAAGTCCTTCTCCGCGGGCCTCGACCGGCAGGCGTTCACGCCGGAGGGCTTCGACGGCGAGCCGTCCTTCATCGACATGGCACGCGGCGAGGACGGTTTCCTCGACGCGACCATCGCCGAGTACCAAGAGGCGTTCACCTGGTGGCGGCGGGCCGACATCGTGTCCATCGCCACCGTCCAGGGGCATGCCATCGGCGCCGGCTTCCAGCTCGCGCTCGCCTGTGATCTGCGGATCGCGGCGGACGACGTGCAGTTCGCCATGCGCGAGACCAGCCTGGGCCTGGTCCCCGACCTCACCGGCACCCATCCGCTGGTGGGGCTCGTCGGCTATGCCCGCGCCCTGGAGATCTGCGCCACCGGGCGCTTCGTGCACGCGGACGAGGCCGAGCGCGTGGGCCTCGCCAACCTCGTCGTGCCCGCCGACCAACTCGACGCCGCCGCCAAGGACTTGGCCGCGGCGCTCGTCGCCGCGCCCCGGGACGCCCTCATCGAGACCAAGGCGCTGCTCCAGGGCGTCGCCGACCGTACGTACGAGGAGCAGCGCGTCGCCGAGCGCGCCGCGCAGGGCCGCCGGCTGCGCGACCTCGCGGGCCTCGGCGACTGA
- a CDS encoding DUF6286 domain-containing protein, with protein sequence MSEPQGGGGTRPLPVIEQTEQAERAEGELDQSASAAAYRPLPTLSEDEEKAGRFWSPRRVPATLLALLLLGGAGLFLYDVVAVRADHPAMHWRRVLARELGERPLDDTAVLAGAAVAALLGLWLIVLAATPGLRAVLPMRRTHADVRAGLHRGAAAMVLRDRAMDVSGVQSVRVRMTRSKVDVRAVSHFRELDDVRGDLDATLADGIRDLGLARAPGLAVRVARPGRKG encoded by the coding sequence ATGAGCGAGCCCCAAGGGGGCGGCGGCACCCGGCCGCTGCCGGTCATCGAGCAGACGGAGCAGGCGGAGCGGGCGGAGGGCGAGCTCGACCAGTCGGCCTCCGCAGCCGCCTACCGGCCGCTGCCCACCCTGTCGGAGGACGAGGAGAAGGCGGGCCGGTTCTGGTCGCCGCGCCGGGTGCCCGCCACCCTCCTCGCGCTGCTGCTCCTGGGCGGCGCGGGTCTCTTCCTGTACGACGTGGTCGCCGTGCGGGCCGACCACCCCGCGATGCACTGGCGGCGCGTCCTGGCCCGTGAGCTCGGCGAGCGGCCCCTGGACGACACCGCGGTCCTCGCGGGCGCCGCCGTGGCCGCGCTCCTCGGGCTGTGGCTGATCGTGCTCGCCGCGACCCCCGGGCTCCGTGCCGTGCTGCCGATGCGGCGCACCCACGCGGACGTACGCGCCGGGCTGCACAGGGGCGCCGCCGCGATGGTGCTGCGCGACCGGGCCATGGACGTGTCGGGAGTGCAGTCCGTGCGGGTCCGTATGACCCGCTCCAAGGTCGATGTGCGGGCCGTCTCGCACTTCCGTGAACTCGACGACGTGCGCGGCGACTTGGACGCCACGCTCGCCGACGGCATCCGCGATCTGGGCCTGGCCAGGGCCCCCGGCCTCGCGGTGCGCGTCGCGCGGCCGGGCAGGAAGGGGTGA
- the amaP gene encoding alkaline shock response membrane anchor protein AmaP, with translation MLRSVNRVVIGLVGLVLFVVGGSVLAVGLGASPPSWWIHDDRHDVLVSAADRARWRDEGWFWPTVIAALAVLVLLALWWLSAQLRRRRLSEVLVETGDGEGALLRGRAMESVLSGEAETLEGVERAQVALTGRRSTPQARVELVLEPHATPSEALHRLSAEALAHARDSAGLASLPATVRLRAVKHRAERVS, from the coding sequence ATGCTGCGGAGCGTCAACCGTGTGGTCATCGGGCTCGTCGGGCTCGTGCTGTTCGTCGTCGGCGGCTCCGTGCTCGCCGTCGGCCTCGGCGCGTCCCCGCCCTCCTGGTGGATCCACGACGACCGGCACGACGTCCTGGTCAGCGCCGCCGACCGGGCGCGCTGGCGGGACGAGGGATGGTTCTGGCCCACCGTCATCGCGGCACTCGCGGTGCTCGTGCTGCTCGCGCTGTGGTGGCTCTCGGCGCAGTTGCGCAGGCGGCGGCTCTCGGAGGTCCTGGTGGAGACCGGCGACGGCGAGGGAGCGCTGCTGCGCGGGCGCGCCATGGAGAGCGTGCTGAGCGGCGAGGCCGAGACGCTGGAGGGCGTCGAGCGCGCCCAGGTCGCCCTCACCGGGCGGCGCAGCACCCCGCAGGCGCGCGTGGAGCTCGTACTGGAACCCCACGCCACGCCGTCCGAGGCGCTGCACCGGCTCTCCGCCGAGGCCCTCGCGCACGCCCGCGACTCCGCGGGGCTCGCGAGTCTGCCCGCCACCGTGCGGCTGCGCGCCGTCAAGCACCGTGCCGAACGTGTGAGTTGA
- a CDS encoding helix-turn-helix domain-containing protein, translating to MAETLKKGSRVTGAARDKLAADLKKKYDGGASIRALAEETGRSYGFVHRMLSESGVTLRGRGGATRGKKAAAG from the coding sequence GTGGCCGAGACTCTGAAGAAGGGCAGCCGGGTAACCGGCGCCGCGCGCGACAAGCTCGCGGCAGACCTGAAGAAGAAGTACGACGGCGGTGCGAGCATCCGGGCGTTGGCCGAAGAGACCGGCCGCTCGTACGGTTTTGTGCACCGGATGCTCAGCGAGTCCGGCGTCACGCTGCGAGGACGCGGCGGGGCGACGCGAGGCAAGAAGGCCGCCGCAGGCTGA
- a CDS encoding Asp23/Gls24 family envelope stress response protein yields MTDTGQRNTSQTLEKDSPDTSAGKTTTKRGGGDPAGRGRTTIADGVVEKIAGLAARDVEGVHAMGGGLARTFGAVRDRVPGGTKSVTRGVKAEVGEVQTALDLEIVVEYGVSIADVTQDVRENVIAAVERMTGLEVVEVNIAVSDVKLPDEDDDEPQGRLQ; encoded by the coding sequence ATGACCGACACCGGACAGCGGAACACGTCTCAGACGCTGGAGAAGGATTCCCCCGACACGTCGGCGGGGAAGACCACGACCAAGCGCGGCGGCGGCGATCCAGCCGGCCGAGGGCGCACCACCATCGCGGACGGCGTCGTCGAGAAGATCGCCGGACTCGCCGCGCGCGACGTGGAGGGTGTGCACGCGATGGGCGGCGGCCTCGCCAGGACCTTCGGGGCCGTGCGCGACCGCGTCCCCGGCGGCACCAAGTCGGTGACGCGCGGCGTGAAGGCCGAGGTCGGCGAGGTACAGACGGCGCTCGATCTGGAGATCGTCGTCGAGTACGGCGTGTCGATCGCCGATGTCACACAGGACGTGCGGGAGAACGTGATCGCGGCCGTCGAGCGCATGACCGGGCTCGAGGTCGTCGAGGTCAACATCGCCGTGAGCGATGTGAAACTGCCCGACGAGGACGACGACGAGCCTCAGGGACGCCTCCAGTAG
- a CDS encoding nucleopolyhedrovirus P10 family protein, which produces MTGDGWTQAVRRRLGLGRVLPLGGAADGTWVTETAAVAALRRAAGQVAGVHSGDLRIGVADPERKDVAAVPPPPSALPPGPLRITADVAATTARPLPEAAARLRTVLSEAADRIGLVVAEVDLRVTALLDDEDAGSQDAAERPTAEAAAAATPEGDGDAARAARAALSVPGVARLTEALGPAVHLEEHAAQDALPRRHARVELATDREHRALDVALAVRAAVGDALSDRPSVAVLVTAVE; this is translated from the coding sequence ATGACGGGTGATGGGTGGACCCAGGCGGTACGCCGCAGGCTCGGCCTCGGCCGGGTGCTGCCACTGGGCGGAGCGGCGGACGGCACATGGGTGACGGAGACGGCGGCGGTGGCCGCGTTGCGCCGTGCGGCGGGACAGGTCGCAGGGGTCCATTCGGGCGACCTGCGCATCGGCGTCGCCGATCCGGAACGGAAGGACGTCGCCGCGGTACCGCCACCGCCGAGCGCGCTGCCGCCCGGACCGCTGCGGATCACGGCGGACGTGGCGGCCACGACGGCGCGGCCGCTGCCCGAGGCGGCGGCGCGGCTGCGGACGGTGCTGTCCGAGGCGGCCGACCGGATCGGTCTGGTGGTCGCCGAGGTGGATCTCAGAGTGACGGCGCTGCTCGACGACGAGGACGCGGGGTCCCAGGACGCGGCGGAGCGGCCGACCGCAGAAGCGGCCGCGGCGGCGACGCCCGAAGGAGACGGCGACGCGGCGCGGGCCGCGCGGGCGGCCCTCTCGGTGCCTGGTGTGGCGCGACTTACCGAGGCGCTCGGCCCGGCCGTGCACCTGGAGGAGCACGCGGCGCAGGACGCCCTGCCGCGCCGCCACGCGCGCGTGGAGCTCGCGACGGACCGGGAGCACCGAGCCCTGGACGTGGCACTCGCGGTCCGCGCGGCGGTCGGCGACGCCCTGTCCGACCGCCCTTCGGTGGCGGTGCTCGTCACCGCCGTGGAGTGA